One stretch of Bacteroidales bacterium DNA includes these proteins:
- a CDS encoding helix-turn-helix transcriptional regulator, with protein MTFNPEKMPVIKCLLLFLGMIGLMHQNLKADPSIKGRLHLDSSWAHVAYLSLIPNLNALHTMSNNMIIEKANIDSTGHFSFHTGYLPAQDKLYRIHISKKGDPPASLIIGGKEENHLFVIANNQSNVMIHDTSDNTFLIDVKISGYYPNKLFQRVNEMASYTDTLQGDGSALKKEFIKNAVYDKLRRFADTCSHPIVSLYALHQSKYESNYFENQQFYKDYLEDWEHPKSSYFKAFRESLPVRPAREWLIRSIIGIAFFGLGILVTHLTRKRRQKYHNPVKNLTVQERKVYALLREGKSNKEISEEFNIGLSTVKSHANNIYSKLKVKSRKELMNLES; from the coding sequence ATGACATTTAATCCTGAAAAAATGCCTGTTATAAAATGTTTGCTATTATTCCTGGGGATGATTGGTCTGATGCACCAAAACCTGAAAGCAGATCCAAGCATAAAGGGTCGACTCCACCTTGACTCAAGCTGGGCACATGTTGCTTATCTTTCCCTCATACCCAATCTGAATGCATTGCACACCATGTCCAATAACATGATCATTGAAAAAGCAAACATTGACAGTACAGGGCATTTTTCGTTTCATACCGGTTACCTCCCGGCACAGGACAAACTCTATAGGATCCATATCTCAAAAAAAGGTGATCCCCCGGCTTCTCTGATCATTGGAGGAAAAGAGGAAAACCATCTGTTTGTCATTGCCAACAACCAGTCTAACGTCATGATTCATGATACCAGCGACAATACCTTTCTAATTGATGTAAAGATTTCCGGTTATTATCCCAACAAACTTTTTCAGCGTGTCAACGAAATGGCTTCTTATACGGATACCCTCCAGGGAGATGGTTCCGCTCTGAAAAAGGAATTCATCAAAAACGCCGTTTACGATAAGCTAAGAAGATTTGCCGACACCTGCTCTCACCCCATCGTTTCGCTATATGCCCTGCATCAAAGCAAATACGAATCCAACTACTTCGAAAACCAGCAATTCTACAAAGATTATCTTGAAGACTGGGAACATCCGAAATCATCCTATTTCAAAGCATTCAGGGAGTCTTTGCCCGTCCGTCCGGCTCGTGAATGGCTAATCAGGAGCATCATTGGTATAGCTTTTTTCGGCTTGGGTATCCTGGTTACCCATCTAACAAGAAAGCGAAGGCAAAAATACCATAACCCGGTCAAAAACCTCACCGTCCAGGAAAGAAAAGTATATGCCCTGCTCAGGGAGGGAAAATCCAACAAGGAGATATCCGAGGAGTTCAATATCGGACTGAGCACTGTCAAATCGCATGCAAACAACATCTACTCCAAGCTGAAGGTGAAGTCAAGGAAAGAGCTGATGAATCTGGAAAGCTGA
- a CDS encoding carbohydrate-binding family 9-like protein, with amino-acid sequence MNPLLILVYLITSSLFFQQDKPVYECHKTSEEIEIDGKIDEPAWEKAPVARFVAQDGSEPRLKTRFQWLWDDEYLYGAFHVEDDHLWATMTERDAYLWKENVVEFFINADGCSKSYIEIEINPQNAILDLFVLNKYNARKDIKQLWNWDAEGLKSAVQLQGTLNDASDTDEGWTFEIAIPFDEVYTAPNHPPKDGDRWFVDFCRSEGEEKKTTEASSWSPPAFHNPLSYGQMVFRE; translated from the coding sequence ATGAATCCTTTATTAATTCTTGTTTACCTGATCACTTCTTCATTGTTTTTTCAACAGGACAAACCGGTTTATGAATGCCACAAGACCAGTGAGGAGATTGAGATTGACGGGAAGATCGATGAACCGGCATGGGAGAAAGCTCCCGTTGCCCGCTTTGTTGCTCAGGACGGTTCCGAACCCCGCCTGAAAACCCGTTTTCAATGGCTGTGGGACGATGAATACCTTTACGGGGCTTTTCATGTGGAGGACGATCATTTGTGGGCCACAATGACCGAAAGAGATGCTTACCTGTGGAAGGAAAATGTGGTGGAGTTTTTCATCAATGCCGACGGTTGTTCCAAGTCGTACATTGAGATTGAGATCAACCCGCAGAATGCGATCCTGGACCTGTTTGTGCTGAACAAATACAATGCCCGCAAAGACATCAAACAGTTGTGGAACTGGGATGCCGAAGGGCTGAAAAGTGCGGTTCAGTTACAAGGCACCCTAAATGATGCCTCGGATACCGATGAAGGCTGGACTTTTGAGATCGCCATTCCCTTCGATGAGGTGTATACTGCTCCCAACCATCCTCCGAAAGACGGCGATCGCTGGTTTGTGGATTTCTGCCGAAGTGAAGGGGAGGAGAAAAAGACCACAGAGGCTTCTTCCTGGTCACCCCCGGCATTTCATAATCCACTTTCGTATGGGCAGATGGTGTTCAGGGAGTAA
- a CDS encoding twin-arginine translocation signal domain-containing protein: MADLSRRTFIKNLAAGTAGLIATGSGVPWSGNMAGYSVEVLNPGNRVPVSFIIDDSTALVNMAYYGIPQFKEVFPDQYKQEWKKLPPEIPDDFVREFGEWCRSNGVKGKYSMVPYPACTGWLHRFIPGWSSGELKRSLKLVRDFMMPDWDIHPEMISHTRVINTRTGIPYPHATPEYMENWEWSQDKSSDVLANYIAYALNILKEVDLPCEGVTTPGGFGSQNMDNLAMGTLEACRDVFQTEIPHFFRDLRTDPEQSVEPELFHVSGLDTDDPRCSVSIIGCTGDWFGGWDGLSPGSADRFITPDLKKGRMVDVIESGQPALMVCHWPGIYYNGNKLGFNIFKTVVKRLHQKYDHLIWMKNSEIARYWACKKLTSFQPSETGVQIKAPFSTSRFTVKINKQVDGAQLAHSDGKTSFARVDDPLQLSDNTFYTNRNESIFCFRLPKGKSKLVLG, encoded by the coding sequence ATGGCTGATCTTTCAAGAAGAACATTTATCAAAAATCTTGCCGCCGGTACAGCAGGTTTGATTGCTACCGGTAGCGGAGTTCCCTGGTCAGGGAATATGGCCGGTTATTCGGTGGAAGTGCTCAATCCCGGCAACCGGGTCCCGGTGAGTTTTATTATCGATGATTCCACGGCCCTGGTGAATATGGCTTATTATGGAATACCGCAATTTAAGGAGGTATTTCCGGACCAGTACAAACAAGAATGGAAAAAGCTCCCACCGGAAATTCCCGATGATTTTGTAAGGGAGTTTGGTGAATGGTGCCGTAGTAATGGCGTGAAGGGAAAATACAGCATGGTGCCCTATCCGGCATGCACCGGATGGTTGCATCGCTTCATTCCCGGCTGGTCCTCCGGGGAATTAAAAAGAAGCCTGAAGCTGGTAAGGGATTTTATGATGCCGGATTGGGACATCCATCCGGAGATGATCAGCCATACCCGTGTAATCAACACACGCACCGGCATACCCTATCCTCATGCAACTCCTGAATATATGGAGAACTGGGAATGGAGCCAGGACAAGAGTTCCGATGTGTTGGCAAACTATATTGCCTATGCGTTGAATATACTGAAAGAAGTTGATCTCCCCTGTGAGGGTGTGACCACTCCGGGTGGCTTCGGTAGCCAAAATATGGATAACCTGGCCATGGGTACTCTGGAAGCCTGCCGGGATGTATTTCAGACGGAGATTCCCCATTTCTTCAGAGATTTGCGGACAGACCCCGAACAAAGCGTGGAACCGGAATTGTTCCATGTATCCGGCCTGGATACAGATGATCCCCGCTGCAGCGTCAGCATCATCGGGTGTACCGGTGACTGGTTTGGCGGCTGGGATGGGTTAAGCCCCGGCAGTGCTGACCGTTTTATTACCCCGGATCTCAAAAAAGGCAGGATGGTGGATGTGATTGAATCCGGGCAGCCGGCCCTTATGGTATGCCACTGGCCCGGCATCTATTACAATGGCAACAAACTTGGCTTCAACATTTTTAAAACGGTGGTTAAGCGGCTGCATCAGAAATACGATCACCTGATCTGGATGAAAAACAGCGAAATTGCCCGCTACTGGGCCTGTAAGAAGCTTACCAGTTTTCAGCCCTCGGAAACCGGAGTTCAAATTAAAGCACCCTTTTCCACCAGCCGCTTTACGGTTAAGATTAACAAACAGGTTGATGGCGCACAACTGGCACATTCAGACGGGAAAACCTCTTTCGCACGCGTGGATGATCCGCTGCAGCTTTCGGACAACACATTTTATACAAACCGGAATGAAAGTATATTTTGTTTCAGGTTACCTAAAGGGAAAAGTAAACTGGTATTGGGTTGA